Proteins encoded within one genomic window of Nomia melanderi isolate GNS246 chromosome 8, iyNomMela1, whole genome shotgun sequence:
- the LOC116427432 gene encoding uncharacterized protein C14orf119, which produces MSALLSNEAQLRYVTEWFQEWSEMQRSDFLSILLEQCGPTGLVNGLVSRMETLGCSEGSDRPPSIFQCRVKLFREWSNNWSQQEKDSLLSSIKNTDPVFAEKYEEKLSALVSEDKKS; this is translated from the coding sequence ATGTCTGCTTTACTGTCGAATGAAGCTCAGCTGCGTTATGTAACAGAATGGTTTCAAGAATGGTCAGAAATGCAGAGAAGTGATTTTCTGAGTATACTTTTGGAACAATGTGGACCAACAGGTCTTGTGAACGGATTAGTTTCCAGAATGGAAACACTGGGGTGTTCTGAAGGATCTGATAGACCTCCAAGTATATTTCAATGTCGGGTGAAACTGTTTCGAGAATGGAGCAATAATTGGTCCCAACAAGAAAAGGATTCTTTACTCTCTTCAATTAAGAATACAGATCCTGTATTCGCAGAAAAGTACGAAGAAAAACTGTCAGCTCTAGTGAGTGAAGATAAAAAATCATGA
- the Srp14 gene encoding signal recognition particle 14, with protein sequence MVLLENDVFLVELTRLFDKSRLSGSVVLTIKRFNGHNKPVPRKGRPPLPTPSEFLCLVRATLRSKKISTVIHSKDVNKFQQAYWNLLKSNVNGLKKLKKVKSAKPKVH encoded by the exons ATGGTTCTGCTGGAGAATGATGTG tttctagTCGAGCTAACACGACTTTTCGATAAATCTCGTCTTTCTGGTTCAGTAGTACTCACTATTAAACGAT TTAATGGACACAATAAACCAGTACCCAGGAAAGGCAGGCCGCCCTTACCAACACCAAGTGAATTTCTTTGTTTAGTAAGAGCTACCTTAAGATCTAAGAAAATATCTACTGTT ATTCATTCCAaggatgtaaataaatttcaacaagCGTATTGGAATCTATTGAAATCAAATGTCAATGGCctcaagaaattaaagaaagtaaaatCTGCAAAGCCAAAAGTTCATTGA
- the LOC116427446 gene encoding uncharacterized protein LOC116427446 isoform X1 has translation MEEVMEIVKVEDIISMKDTSSVDNLFVTDNVEEAIVITTDTEPNMKVITDGDQIIQIITDYECVTCRRVFRSQDMLTEHLDTCREEDDSMTLVELRNVDHYDSEEDKDDDNSECVDDISMEDSNSSKQKNNRRPPKPVIMPVPESQCHCCAEDLSTAHSGGEHKCSECDLSFKKKSSLDRHIVVIHWNYDSCVCKECGHSFNSRKALNKHRYTTHGDRKIFRCEPCDTYFSRSYHLNRHIMQSGCHGNILNTFNCQVCQKGFTRKDNLREHLRTHAGELQRPKKPCKYCPKEFHTTQQLVIHERVHTGERPVQCDLCPKTFLSTLALRKHRRVHTGEKPFECHYCQKKFAARETLNRHERTHTGEKPHVCQYCNKSFIQAAQLRAHIFHHTGENGFYCDVCGKAFNRKARLNVHKKFVHEGATPFTCEVCEKRFIRREDLVKHSLLHTGIKPFKCDKCEKAFSTKSSLQAHLNTHRREPPQSCLECNRVFIRQDCLMRHIKAKHRELLEDVMNEVEKKHLQTQLYNIATLAAEKTKNGESKELSTDELLTAISDLLKILIDDETLQLFGWPEAPIQDILEAVIRRCGHLPVTSDTNFFFTERLRENVKLLFSVVIEDDLVKSLLTTKTVDDVILHVLKLSKEYTSSS, from the exons atGGAAGAAGTAATGG aaattGTGAAAGTTGAAGATATTATATCAATGAAAGATACATCTTCGGTAGACAATTTATTTG TTACGGATAATGTAGAAGAGGCCATTGTAATAACCACTGATACAGAACCCAATATGAAAG tTATTACTGACGGTGATcagattatacaaattataacggATTATGAATGTGTAACATGCCGGCGAGTCTTTAGGTCTCAGGAT atGTTAACGGAACACTTAGATACGTGCAGAGAAGAAGATGACTCTATGACTCTTGTAGAACTTCGTAATGTAGACCATTATGATTCAGAAGAAGATAAAGACGATGATAATTCAGAATGTGTTGATGATATCAGCATGGAAG attCAAATTCAAGCAAGCAAAAAAATAATCGCAGACCACCTAAACCAGTAATTATGCCAGTACCTGAATCCCAATGTCATTGTTGTGCAGAAGACTTAAGTACTGCTCACAGTGGTGGTGAACATAAATGTTCAGAATGTGACCTCTCATTTAAGAAAAAATCATCTTTAGACAGACACATAGTAGTAATTCACTGGAATTATGATTCTTGTGTTTGTAAAGAATGTGGACATTCATTTAATAGTAGGAAAGCATTGAATAAACATCGTTACACTACTCATGGAGATAGAAAAATTTTTAG ATGTGAGCCTTGTGACACTTACTTTTCTCGAAGCTACCATTTAAATCGACACATAATGCAATCTGGTTGTCATGGTAACATtcttaatacatttaattgtcAA GTTTGCCAAAAAGGTTTTACACGTAAGGATAATTTACGTGAGCATTTACGTACGCATGCTGGTGAACTTCAGAGACCGAAGAAACCATGTAAATACTGCCCTAAGGAATTTCACACTACTCAACAATTAGTAATTCATGAACGTGTGCATACAGGAGAACGTCCAGTTCAGTGTGATTTATGTCCGAAAACGTTTTTATCAACTCTCGCACTAAGAAAACATAGACGCGTGCATACAGGAGAAAAGCCATTCGAATGTCATTAT TGTCAAAAGAAATTTGCTGCTCGTGAAACATTAAATCGTCATGAGAGAACCCATACTGGCGAAAAACCTCATGTTTGTCAGTATTGCAACAAGTCATTCATTCAAGCAGCTCAATTGAGAGCACACATATTTCATCATACCGGTGAAAACGGTTTTTATTGTGATGTATGCGGAAAAGCGTTCAATCGGAAGGCTCGCTTGAATGTTCATAAAAAGTTTGTCCACGAAGGAGCGACCCCATTCACATGTGAAGTTTGTGAGAAAAGGTTTATAAGAAGAGAAGATCTTGTTAAACATTCATTACTTCATACAGGCATTAAAC CTTTCAAATGCGACAAATGTGAAAAAGCATTTTCCACTAAATCCTCTTTGCAAGCTCACTTAAATACTCACAGAAGGGAGCCACCACAATCTTGTCTTGAGTGCAACAGAGTGTTCATTCGGCAAGATTGTTTAATGAGGCATATAAAGGCAAAGCATCGTGAATTGTTAGAGGACGTTATGAACGAAgtggaaaagaaacatttgcaaACGCAGCTGTACAATATTGCAACGCTTGCAGCCGAAAAAACGAAGAATGGTGAATCTAAAGAACTCTCTACCGATGAATTATTAACAGCTATTTCggatctattaaaaatattaatcgatGATGAAACTCTCCag CTGTTCGGTTGGCCTGAAGCTCCCATTCAAGATATCCTTGAGGCCGTAATTAGAAGGTGTGGTCATTTACCAGTTACATCAGATACCAATTTTTTCTTCACCGAGCGGTTAAGAGAAAACGTCAAACTTTTATTCAGCGTTGTTATAGAAGACGATCTAGTAAAATCTCTTTTAACAACGAAAACAGTAGACGATGTAATTTTACAtgttttgaaactttcaaaagaATATACATCGAGTTCGTAA
- the LOC116427446 gene encoding uncharacterized protein LOC116427446 isoform X2 → MLTEHLDTCREEDDSMTLVELRNVDHYDSEEDKDDDNSECVDDISMEDSNSSKQKNNRRPPKPVIMPVPESQCHCCAEDLSTAHSGGEHKCSECDLSFKKKSSLDRHIVVIHWNYDSCVCKECGHSFNSRKALNKHRYTTHGDRKIFRCEPCDTYFSRSYHLNRHIMQSGCHGNILNTFNCQVCQKGFTRKDNLREHLRTHAGELQRPKKPCKYCPKEFHTTQQLVIHERVHTGERPVQCDLCPKTFLSTLALRKHRRVHTGEKPFECHYCQKKFAARETLNRHERTHTGEKPHVCQYCNKSFIQAAQLRAHIFHHTGENGFYCDVCGKAFNRKARLNVHKKFVHEGATPFTCEVCEKRFIRREDLVKHSLLHTGIKPFKCDKCEKAFSTKSSLQAHLNTHRREPPQSCLECNRVFIRQDCLMRHIKAKHRELLEDVMNEVEKKHLQTQLYNIATLAAEKTKNGESKELSTDELLTAISDLLKILIDDETLQLFGWPEAPIQDILEAVIRRCGHLPVTSDTNFFFTERLRENVKLLFSVVIEDDLVKSLLTTKTVDDVILHVLKLSKEYTSSS, encoded by the exons atGTTAACGGAACACTTAGATACGTGCAGAGAAGAAGATGACTCTATGACTCTTGTAGAACTTCGTAATGTAGACCATTATGATTCAGAAGAAGATAAAGACGATGATAATTCAGAATGTGTTGATGATATCAGCATGGAAG attCAAATTCAAGCAAGCAAAAAAATAATCGCAGACCACCTAAACCAGTAATTATGCCAGTACCTGAATCCCAATGTCATTGTTGTGCAGAAGACTTAAGTACTGCTCACAGTGGTGGTGAACATAAATGTTCAGAATGTGACCTCTCATTTAAGAAAAAATCATCTTTAGACAGACACATAGTAGTAATTCACTGGAATTATGATTCTTGTGTTTGTAAAGAATGTGGACATTCATTTAATAGTAGGAAAGCATTGAATAAACATCGTTACACTACTCATGGAGATAGAAAAATTTTTAG ATGTGAGCCTTGTGACACTTACTTTTCTCGAAGCTACCATTTAAATCGACACATAATGCAATCTGGTTGTCATGGTAACATtcttaatacatttaattgtcAA GTTTGCCAAAAAGGTTTTACACGTAAGGATAATTTACGTGAGCATTTACGTACGCATGCTGGTGAACTTCAGAGACCGAAGAAACCATGTAAATACTGCCCTAAGGAATTTCACACTACTCAACAATTAGTAATTCATGAACGTGTGCATACAGGAGAACGTCCAGTTCAGTGTGATTTATGTCCGAAAACGTTTTTATCAACTCTCGCACTAAGAAAACATAGACGCGTGCATACAGGAGAAAAGCCATTCGAATGTCATTAT TGTCAAAAGAAATTTGCTGCTCGTGAAACATTAAATCGTCATGAGAGAACCCATACTGGCGAAAAACCTCATGTTTGTCAGTATTGCAACAAGTCATTCATTCAAGCAGCTCAATTGAGAGCACACATATTTCATCATACCGGTGAAAACGGTTTTTATTGTGATGTATGCGGAAAAGCGTTCAATCGGAAGGCTCGCTTGAATGTTCATAAAAAGTTTGTCCACGAAGGAGCGACCCCATTCACATGTGAAGTTTGTGAGAAAAGGTTTATAAGAAGAGAAGATCTTGTTAAACATTCATTACTTCATACAGGCATTAAAC CTTTCAAATGCGACAAATGTGAAAAAGCATTTTCCACTAAATCCTCTTTGCAAGCTCACTTAAATACTCACAGAAGGGAGCCACCACAATCTTGTCTTGAGTGCAACAGAGTGTTCATTCGGCAAGATTGTTTAATGAGGCATATAAAGGCAAAGCATCGTGAATTGTTAGAGGACGTTATGAACGAAgtggaaaagaaacatttgcaaACGCAGCTGTACAATATTGCAACGCTTGCAGCCGAAAAAACGAAGAATGGTGAATCTAAAGAACTCTCTACCGATGAATTATTAACAGCTATTTCggatctattaaaaatattaatcgatGATGAAACTCTCCag CTGTTCGGTTGGCCTGAAGCTCCCATTCAAGATATCCTTGAGGCCGTAATTAGAAGGTGTGGTCATTTACCAGTTACATCAGATACCAATTTTTTCTTCACCGAGCGGTTAAGAGAAAACGTCAAACTTTTATTCAGCGTTGTTATAGAAGACGATCTAGTAAAATCTCTTTTAACAACGAAAACAGTAGACGATGTAATTTTACAtgttttgaaactttcaaaagaATATACATCGAGTTCGTAA
- the LOC116427448 gene encoding RRP15-like protein isoform X1, translating into MIALDTSVKLGKSPKKPQVELREESDDSGQDSDDDTMETEAQELESAGNGFKETEFKEDEHNNHKIGGNPNWADAMQKILRTKKPKRKKTIVLSKAKKLCDVIKTEKSEELSFEIKKVKDEKEVDHSEDIDNNVEKPLKQIKEKRKDHLGIRVKPNIRDRERERMLQKIATKGVVQLFNAVRQQQGEISKKLVEAGPLERKREQVLKHIDKNSFLDVLMGGSTSIRVDNNVKDKEEVHEENNEKEKETWSVLRDDFVMGTKLKDWDRENEDEDSSAPEDMDSDN; encoded by the exons ATGATTGCATTGGATACATCAGTCAAACTTGGAAAATCTCCAAAAAAACCACAAg TTGAATTACGAGAAGAGAGTGATGACAGTGGGCAAGACAGTGATGATGATACCATGGAAACAGAAGCACAAGAATTGGAAAGTGCAGGGAATGGATTCAAAGAAACTGAATTCAAAGAAGATGAACACAACAATCACAAAATTGGTGGAAATCCTAATTGGGCAGATGCTATGCAAAAAATTCTTAGAACAAAGAAGCCAAAACGTAAAAAAACAATAGTTTTGTCTAAAGCTAAAAAGTTATGCGATGTTATAAAGACAGAAAAGAGTGAAGAGCtgtcttttgaaattaaaaaagtgaaaGACGAGAAAGAAGTTGATCACTCAGAAGACATTGATAATAATGTAGAAAAGccgttaaaacaaataaaagaaaaaaggaaagatcaTTTGGGTATTAGAGTGAAGCCAAATATAAGAGATAGAGAACGTGAGAGAATGTTACAAAAGATTGCAACAAA AGGTGTAGTACAGTTATTTAATGCTGTAAGACAACAACAAGGTGAAATTAGTAAAAAGTTAGTAGAAGCTGGTCCATTGGAGAGAAAACGTGAGCAAGTACTTAAACACATCGATAAAAATTCATTCTTGGATGTTCTTATGGGTGGAAGTACAAGTATTCGAGTAGATAATAATGTGAAGGATAAAGAGGAAGTTcatgaagaaaataatgaaaag gagaaagaaacatGGAGTGTTTTGAGGGATGATTTTGTAATGGGGACAAAGCTAAAAGATTGGGACCGCGAAAATGAAGATGAAGACTCATCAGCACCAGAAGATATGGATAGtgataattaa
- the LOC116427448 gene encoding RRP15-like protein isoform X2, translated as METEAQELESAGNGFKETEFKEDEHNNHKIGGNPNWADAMQKILRTKKPKRKKTIVLSKAKKLCDVIKTEKSEELSFEIKKVKDEKEVDHSEDIDNNVEKPLKQIKEKRKDHLGIRVKPNIRDRERERMLQKIATKGVVQLFNAVRQQQGEISKKLVEAGPLERKREQVLKHIDKNSFLDVLMGGSTSIRVDNNVKDKEEVHEENNEKEKETWSVLRDDFVMGTKLKDWDRENEDEDSSAPEDMDSDN; from the exons ATGGAAACAGAAGCACAAGAATTGGAAAGTGCAGGGAATGGATTCAAAGAAACTGAATTCAAAGAAGATGAACACAACAATCACAAAATTGGTGGAAATCCTAATTGGGCAGATGCTATGCAAAAAATTCTTAGAACAAAGAAGCCAAAACGTAAAAAAACAATAGTTTTGTCTAAAGCTAAAAAGTTATGCGATGTTATAAAGACAGAAAAGAGTGAAGAGCtgtcttttgaaattaaaaaagtgaaaGACGAGAAAGAAGTTGATCACTCAGAAGACATTGATAATAATGTAGAAAAGccgttaaaacaaataaaagaaaaaaggaaagatcaTTTGGGTATTAGAGTGAAGCCAAATATAAGAGATAGAGAACGTGAGAGAATGTTACAAAAGATTGCAACAAA AGGTGTAGTACAGTTATTTAATGCTGTAAGACAACAACAAGGTGAAATTAGTAAAAAGTTAGTAGAAGCTGGTCCATTGGAGAGAAAACGTGAGCAAGTACTTAAACACATCGATAAAAATTCATTCTTGGATGTTCTTATGGGTGGAAGTACAAGTATTCGAGTAGATAATAATGTGAAGGATAAAGAGGAAGTTcatgaagaaaataatgaaaag gagaaagaaacatGGAGTGTTTTGAGGGATGATTTTGTAATGGGGACAAAGCTAAAAGATTGGGACCGCGAAAATGAAGATGAAGACTCATCAGCACCAGAAGATATGGATAGtgataattaa